From a single Aestuariibius sp. HNIBRBA575 genomic region:
- the pgi gene encoding glucose-6-phosphate isomerase → MFDTLRNHQKSIAHRRFETLFDAPDTPDRAQDFSAQMGDLVLDYSKTNIDSAARDLLIDLLTQTGVAEKRDAMFAGALINETETRAVLHTALRNLDGGPVHVDGQDVMPDILETLDRMAAFAEVVRDGSYMGAGGKITDVINIGIGGSDLGPAMAVKALAPYADGPRCHFVSNVDPSDIAGVLRVCDPATTLVIVASKTFTTIETMTNARTAMAWMSDLVGNPGHQFAALSTAADKTGAFGIAPERVFGFEDWVGGRYSMWGPIGLSLMIAIGPDAFRAFLRGGQAMDRHFCAADWQENLPAMLALVGIWHNQVCDYATRAVLPYDNNLLRLPAYLQQLEMESNGKGVSMDGADLPVQSGPVVWGEPGTNGQHAFYQLIHQGTRVIPCEFLVAARGHEDDLHHQHQLLVANCLAQSEALMKGRDLEQARAKVADKFTGEELERQAHHRVFPGNRPSTTLAYPLLDPFMLGQIIALYEHRVFVEGVVLGLNSYDQWGVELGKELATALQPIVEGADASGKDGSTANLVAMLRKNGL, encoded by the coding sequence ATGTTTGACACGCTGCGCAACCACCAGAAATCGATCGCTCATCGCCGCTTTGAAACCCTGTTTGACGCGCCCGACACCCCAGATCGTGCGCAGGATTTTTCAGCGCAAATGGGGGATCTGGTGCTGGATTATTCCAAAACCAATATCGACAGCGCCGCGCGGGACTTGTTGATTGATCTGCTGACCCAAACTGGTGTGGCTGAAAAACGCGACGCGATGTTTGCCGGTGCGCTGATCAATGAAACCGAAACCCGCGCCGTTTTGCACACTGCCTTGCGCAATCTGGATGGCGGCCCGGTTCATGTTGACGGCCAAGACGTCATGCCCGACATTTTGGAAACGCTCGACCGTATGGCCGCCTTTGCCGAGGTAGTGCGCGATGGGTCCTATATGGGCGCGGGCGGTAAAATTACCGACGTGATCAATATCGGTATCGGTGGGTCCGACCTGGGTCCGGCCATGGCAGTGAAGGCTTTGGCCCCATATGCGGACGGGCCGCGTTGTCACTTTGTGTCTAACGTTGATCCCTCTGATATTGCAGGTGTTTTGCGCGTTTGTGATCCGGCCACGACACTGGTGATTGTGGCCTCAAAAACCTTTACCACCATCGAAACCATGACCAATGCCCGCACGGCTATGGCCTGGATGAGCGATCTGGTCGGCAATCCCGGTCATCAATTTGCCGCCCTCAGCACGGCGGCGGATAAAACCGGCGCTTTTGGCATTGCCCCAGAACGGGTGTTTGGCTTTGAGGATTGGGTTGGTGGGCGTTATTCCATGTGGGGGCCGATTGGCCTGTCGCTGATGATCGCGATTGGACCGGATGCGTTCCGCGCGTTTTTGCGGGGTGGTCAGGCGATGGATCGGCATTTTTGCGCGGCGGACTGGCAGGAAAACCTGCCTGCGATGTTGGCTTTGGTCGGGATCTGGCACAATCAGGTCTGTGATTATGCCACGCGCGCCGTATTGCCCTATGATAACAACCTATTGCGCCTGCCTGCCTATTTGCAGCAGCTGGAAATGGAAAGTAACGGCAAAGGTGTCAGCATGGATGGCGCTGATTTACCGGTGCAGTCCGGGCCTGTTGTCTGGGGTGAACCCGGCACCAACGGTCAGCACGCCTTTTATCAGTTGATCCACCAAGGCACGCGGGTCATTCCCTGTGAATTTCTGGTCGCGGCCCGTGGTCATGAGGATGACTTACATCATCAACATCAATTGCTTGTCGCCAATTGCCTTGCCCAATCCGAAGCCCTGATGAAGGGGCGCGATCTGGAACAGGCCCGCGCAAAAGTTGCCGATAAATTCACCGGAGAAGAGTTGGAACGTCAAGCGCATCATCGGGTTTTCCCCGGCAATCGCCCATCTACGACGTTGGCCTATCCGTTGCTGGATCCGTTTATGCTGGGGCAGATTATCGCGCTATATGAACATCGCGTTTTCGTCGAAGGCGTGGTTCTGGGCCTGAATTCCTATGATCAATGGGGCGTTGAGCTGGGCAAAGAATTGGCCACAGCCCTGCAACCCATTGTTGAAGGGGCGGATGCATCCGGCAAAGATGGCTCAACCGCTAATCTGGTTGCGATGCTGCGTAAAAACGGGCTTTAG
- a CDS encoding acyl-CoA thioesterase, whose protein sequence is MSVPYHTPFDKTDLANLGITDAWSFGIADRTHWSDMDPLAHVNNAAYLSWFENVRLAWLSARKLSYFGPGQPKFVIRQVGIDYLGEMHMNEDYVVTSRVRDYRRTSFTMDYAVYALRDGQPVLCTTSHAVLVLLAPEGGKMALTPDLITILTKQDGAISAV, encoded by the coding sequence ATGTCTGTGCCGTATCACACCCCTTTTGATAAAACCGATCTGGCCAATCTGGGGATCACGGATGCATGGAGTTTTGGCATCGCGGATCGCACCCATTGGTCGGACATGGATCCATTGGCGCATGTGAACAACGCCGCCTATCTCAGCTGGTTTGAAAATGTCCGGCTTGCATGGTTATCCGCGCGTAAGTTGTCCTATTTTGGCCCCGGACAGCCGAAATTTGTCATTCGTCAGGTTGGCATCGACTATCTGGGCGAAATGCACATGAACGAAGATTACGTGGTTACGTCACGCGTGCGCGATTATCGTCGCACATCGTTCACCATGGATTATGCCGTTTATGCGCTGCGTGATGGTCAGCCGGTTTTGTGCACCACGTCACATGCCGTTTTGGTTCTGTTGGCCCCAGAAGGCGGCAAAATGGCGCTGACACCCGACCTGATCACCATCCTGACCAAACAAGATGGCGCAATCAGCGCGGTCTAA
- a CDS encoding ASKHA domain-containing protein encodes MTNDPLVIFTPSGKRGNFPIGTPILTAARQLGVDLDSVCGGRGICSKCQITPSYGEFAKHGVTVQPDALSDWNAVEQRYQDKRGLLDGRRLGCQAAVQGDVVIDVPPESQVHRQVVRKAVDARPMAMDPAIRQVVVDVAEPDMHEPTGDLERLIAALADQWQITDIHAPISVLRGLQPALRKGKWQVTVTLHKGHNATHHTLINVAPGYDDSTPYGLAIDLGSTTIAAHLTDLRDGSVAASSGIMNPQIRFGEDLMSRVSYAMMNPGGDQEMTKSVRAALNTLSIEIAEQIDISPDQILEAVFVCNPVMHHLLMGIDPVELGQAPFALATSNSLSIEARDLDLTALNPAAQVYILPCIAGHVGADAAAVALSEQPGQSDDLVLIVDVGTNAEILLGDKTRVLACSSPTGPAFEGAQISSGQRAAPGAIERVEIDPVTKEPRFRVIGSDIWSDEPGFDAAIAVSGITGICGSGIIEAVAEMRIAGLLDPSGLIGSAEATGTPRNIPEGRTYSYVLHDGTADGGPLITVTQGDIRAIQLAKSALYAGARLLMDEMGVDKVDRVVLAGAFGAHISPKHAMVLGMIPDAPLNQVFSAGNAAGTGARIALCSVAARAQIETMVHEITKVETAIEPKFQEHFVNANAIPHATDTFPELSAIVTLPQVNFNTGGGDNAGGRRRRRRG; translated from the coding sequence ATGACCAACGACCCACTTGTGATCTTTACCCCGTCTGGCAAGCGCGGGAATTTCCCGATTGGGACCCCTATTCTAACCGCCGCCCGTCAATTGGGGGTGGATTTGGATTCCGTTTGCGGCGGGCGTGGTATTTGTTCGAAATGTCAGATTACGCCGTCTTATGGTGAATTTGCCAAACATGGCGTTACGGTTCAGCCGGATGCGCTGAGCGACTGGAACGCGGTTGAGCAACGCTATCAGGACAAACGCGGCCTGCTGGATGGGCGGCGGCTGGGCTGTCAGGCGGCGGTTCAGGGCGACGTTGTGATTGATGTGCCCCCAGAAAGTCAGGTCCACCGCCAAGTTGTGCGCAAAGCCGTGGATGCCCGCCCGATGGCGATGGATCCCGCAATCCGTCAGGTTGTCGTGGATGTGGCCGAACCGGATATGCATGAACCCACTGGTGATCTGGAACGGCTGATTGCGGCCTTGGCGGATCAATGGCAGATCACCGATATTCATGCGCCAATTTCGGTTCTGCGCGGCCTGCAACCGGCCCTGCGCAAAGGCAAATGGCAGGTCACTGTGACCCTGCACAAAGGCCATAACGCCACGCATCACACGCTGATTAATGTTGCCCCCGGCTATGACGATTCCACGCCCTACGGTTTGGCAATTGATCTGGGATCGACCACCATCGCCGCGCATTTGACCGATCTGCGCGACGGGTCTGTGGCGGCCTCATCTGGTATCATGAACCCGCAAATCCGGTTCGGAGAAGACCTGATGAGTCGGGTGTCATATGCGATGATGAACCCGGGCGGCGATCAGGAAATGACCAAATCCGTGCGCGCAGCATTGAACACGCTATCCATTGAAATTGCAGAACAAATTGACATTTCCCCTGATCAAATCCTAGAGGCGGTTTTTGTCTGCAATCCGGTCATGCATCATCTGTTGATGGGCATCGATCCGGTGGAATTGGGTCAGGCGCCTTTTGCCTTGGCCACCTCAAATTCCCTATCGATAGAGGCCCGCGATCTGGACCTAACCGCGCTCAACCCGGCCGCGCAGGTCTATATCCTGCCCTGTATCGCCGGCCATGTGGGCGCGGACGCGGCTGCGGTGGCGCTGTCGGAACAACCGGGCCAATCCGACGATCTGGTGTTGATCGTCGATGTGGGCACCAATGCCGAAATTCTGCTGGGCGATAAAACCCGCGTTCTGGCCTGTTCATCCCCCACCGGTCCCGCCTTTGAAGGGGCGCAGATTTCGTCAGGCCAACGCGCCGCCCCCGGTGCGATTGAACGGGTTGAAATTGACCCCGTCACCAAAGAACCGCGTTTCCGGGTCATTGGCAGCGACATCTGGTCAGACGAACCCGGCTTTGATGCGGCCATCGCCGTGTCCGGCATCACTGGCATCTGTGGATCAGGCATTATCGAAGCGGTGGCTGAAATGCGCATCGCGGGGCTGCTGGATCCATCCGGGTTGATCGGATCGGCCGAAGCCACCGGAACGCCGCGCAACATCCCTGAAGGTCGCACGTATTCCTACGTCCTGCATGATGGCACAGCCGATGGCGGACCGTTGATCACCGTGACCCAAGGCGACATTCGCGCCATCCAATTGGCCAAATCCGCGCTCTATGCAGGGGCGCGTTTGTTGATGGACGAAATGGGCGTCGACAAAGTGGACCGCGTGGTGTTGGCCGGGGCGTTTGGCGCGCATATTTCGCCAAAACATGCGATGGTTTTGGGCATGATCCCAGATGCGCCATTGAACCAAGTGTTTTCGGCGGGCAATGCCGCTGGCACTGGCGCGCGGATCGCCCTGTGTTCCGTCGCTGCACGCGCCCAGATCGAAACGATGGTGCATGAGATCACCAAAGTCGAAACCGCGATTGAACCCAAATTCCAAGAGCATTTCGTCAATGCCAATGCCATCCCCCACGCCACGGATACATTCCCAGAACTGTCCGCGATTGTGACCCTGCCGCAGGTGAACTTTAACACTGGCGGCGGGGATAATGCAGGTGGACGGCGCCGACGGCGCCGCGGTTAA